One window of the Candidatus Margulisiibacteriota bacterium genome contains the following:
- the trmD gene encoding tRNA (guanosine(37)-N1)-methyltransferase TrmD, translated as MLIDILTLFPEMLRGALDASLLKKARDKGLLTVNLVDLRDFTSDKHKTADDSPYGGGPGMVMKVEPIAKAVARVQGPGTRVILLCPTGQTLTQAKIKELAKAEHLVLLCGHYEGVDERVRGLVDEELSIGDYVLTGGELPALVLTDAVARYLPGVVKEEESVQRDSFHDGLLDYPSYTKPEEFEGKKVPEVLLSGHHAEIEKWRRKESLKRTLERRPDLLARGELSDQDRLMLAEIVQRN; from the coding sequence GTGCTAATCGATATCCTCACCCTCTTCCCGGAGATGCTCCGGGGGGCGCTTGATGCCAGCCTGCTGAAAAAAGCCCGGGATAAAGGGCTCTTGACCGTTAACCTGGTCGACCTGCGCGATTTTACTTCAGACAAACACAAGACCGCCGATGATTCGCCCTATGGGGGCGGGCCGGGGATGGTCATGAAAGTTGAGCCGATCGCGAAAGCAGTGGCCAGGGTCCAGGGACCAGGGACCAGGGTCATCTTGCTTTGCCCAACTGGCCAGACCCTAACCCAGGCTAAGATCAAAGAGCTGGCCAAAGCGGAACACCTGGTCCTCCTCTGCGGGCATTATGAAGGGGTTGACGAGCGGGTCCGGGGGTTGGTGGACGAAGAGCTTTCGATCGGTGATTATGTCTTGACCGGCGGGGAACTGCCCGCCCTGGTTTTGACCGACGCGGTCGCCCGCTATCTCCCCGGGGTGGTCAAAGAAGAAGAATCGGTCCAGCGTGATTCATTCCACGATGGTTTGCTCGACTATCCGAGCTATACCAAACCCGAAGAGTTCGAGGGGAAAAAAGTCCCCGAAGTCCTGCTCTCCGGCCATCATGCGGAGATCGAAAAGTGGCGCCGTAAGGAATCGTTGAAACGGACGTTGGAACGCCGGCCGGACCTGCTGGCCAGGGGAGAGTTGAGCGATCAAGACCGGCTCATGCTGGCCGAGATCGTCCAGAGAAACTAA